One Fuerstiella marisgermanici DNA window includes the following coding sequences:
- a CDS encoding PSD1 and planctomycete cytochrome C domain-containing protein, producing the protein MSPEQATFFENKIRPVLVQKCYACHSADAKEIGGKLLLDSAHGIRKGGEAGAAIVPGKPAESLLLQAMKYDELQMPPDEQLSEAIVNDFAKWIQLGAADPRTSDAAAKQQTEYDAAALWSYSPPEDPAIPLVKTSEWLYDPMDSFVIAKLEAAQLKPTHNASPQALVRRLYFDLNGLPPSFADVTAFVADFEANGQAAVERLVDDLLARPQFGERWGRHWLDVARFAECNGNDGLSRNPTFPHAWRYRDYVIAAFNADTPYDRFLTEQIAGDLLPTESAAERDRNLIATGFLAMAAKPAKAMNNDFAMDVIADQIDVIGTGIMGISVACARCHDHKFDPIPTRDYYALAGIFTSSETMWGLAANEGLTAPKTDLHVLKAAKPNPPPSDFKETVFVLESNTGKPKAIPKPPWPVGTPLAMGVRDRKKPADCKINIKGNSKKLGEPVPRGFLTACKLPDNATPSVNAEQSGRLELAKWLTRDDHPQTARVMVNRIWQHLFGAGIVRTPNDFGAYGERATHPELLDHLAIRFVREQWSIKRMIRSIVLSHTYQLSSDVDDTLLQSDAGNHLLTHHQRRRLDAEALRDSMLAASGLLDLRPGEGSLVQHRDILVNLAGNLHRPSRHRSVYLCYLRSAPPPELAAFDLPDFTSVVGQRDVSTVPGQALHLFNSPFVIRQAEALAQSLLQNAEQDMQRLQLAWQRVYQRFPTDDEVQQATEFLVDAEYDLKKKELAWTSLCQALLATNEFRYVD; encoded by the coding sequence ATGTCGCCGGAACAGGCGACGTTCTTTGAAAACAAGATCCGTCCGGTTCTGGTGCAGAAGTGTTATGCGTGCCATTCAGCCGACGCCAAAGAAATCGGCGGCAAGTTGCTGCTGGATTCTGCGCACGGTATCCGCAAAGGCGGCGAAGCGGGAGCGGCCATTGTGCCGGGCAAACCGGCCGAAAGTCTGTTATTGCAGGCGATGAAGTATGACGAACTGCAAATGCCGCCCGACGAACAACTGTCGGAAGCCATCGTCAACGATTTCGCGAAGTGGATTCAACTGGGAGCTGCCGATCCTCGCACCTCCGATGCTGCCGCGAAACAGCAGACCGAATACGATGCAGCCGCGTTATGGTCGTACTCACCGCCAGAAGATCCCGCCATTCCCCTGGTGAAGACTTCTGAATGGTTGTACGATCCGATGGACAGCTTTGTTATCGCAAAGCTTGAGGCCGCTCAATTGAAGCCGACTCACAATGCGTCGCCTCAGGCATTGGTGCGGCGGCTGTACTTCGACCTCAACGGCCTTCCACCGTCATTCGCTGACGTGACTGCATTTGTGGCCGACTTCGAAGCCAACGGCCAGGCGGCAGTGGAACGATTGGTGGACGATCTGTTGGCGCGGCCTCAGTTTGGCGAACGCTGGGGACGCCACTGGCTGGATGTCGCTCGCTTTGCAGAATGCAACGGCAATGACGGGCTGAGCCGCAACCCCACATTCCCTCATGCATGGCGCTACCGGGACTACGTGATCGCCGCGTTCAATGCCGACACGCCGTATGATCGATTCCTGACCGAACAAATCGCAGGCGATCTGCTACCGACGGAATCGGCGGCGGAACGAGACCGCAATCTGATCGCGACCGGTTTTCTGGCGATGGCTGCCAAGCCCGCGAAAGCGATGAATAACGACTTCGCGATGGACGTCATCGCCGATCAAATTGACGTGATCGGGACCGGAATTATGGGCATCAGCGTCGCGTGTGCTCGCTGCCACGACCATAAGTTTGACCCGATTCCGACCCGAGACTACTACGCCTTGGCGGGCATCTTTACCAGCAGCGAAACAATGTGGGGCCTCGCCGCCAACGAAGGGCTGACCGCTCCCAAAACTGACCTGCACGTGCTGAAAGCCGCCAAACCCAATCCACCGCCATCAGACTTCAAGGAAACCGTTTTCGTTCTGGAATCGAACACCGGTAAACCCAAGGCGATCCCGAAACCGCCGTGGCCGGTCGGCACTCCCCTGGCGATGGGTGTTCGCGACAGGAAGAAACCAGCCGACTGCAAAATCAACATCAAAGGGAATTCCAAGAAACTCGGTGAACCTGTCCCTCGCGGATTTCTGACAGCCTGCAAGTTGCCTGATAACGCGACACCTTCGGTAAATGCTGAACAGAGCGGACGCCTGGAACTCGCGAAGTGGCTGACTCGCGACGACCATCCTCAAACCGCGCGAGTCATGGTGAACCGAATTTGGCAGCATCTGTTTGGAGCCGGGATCGTCCGCACGCCCAACGACTTCGGCGCGTACGGCGAACGGGCCACGCATCCTGAACTGCTTGATCATCTGGCGATTCGATTCGTGCGCGAACAGTGGTCGATTAAGCGGATGATCAGGTCGATCGTACTAAGTCACACTTATCAGCTTAGCAGCGACGTTGACGACACTCTGCTGCAAAGCGACGCGGGCAACCACTTACTGACTCATCATCAACGCCGTCGGCTGGATGCCGAAGCCTTGCGAGACAGCATGCTTGCGGCCAGCGGCCTGTTGGATCTGCGGCCGGGCGAAGGATCGCTGGTGCAACATCGTGACATCCTGGTTAACCTGGCCGGCAACCTGCATCGGCCGAGTCGCCATCGGAGCGTGTATCTGTGCTATCTCCGCAGTGCGCCGCCGCCCGAACTGGCTGCCTTCGATCTGCCGGACTTCACGTCTGTTGTTGGTCAGCGAGATGTCAGTACCGTGCCCGGCCAGGCGTTGCATTTGTTTAACAGCCCGTTCGTGATCCGGCAGGCTGAAGCGTTAGCGCAAAGTCTGTTGCAGAACGCTGAGCAGGACATGCAGCGGCTGCAACTCGCATGGCAGCGAGTGTACCAGAGATTTCCAACGGACGATGAAGTTCAGCAGGCGACCGAGTTTCTTGTTGATGCGGAATACGATCTGAAGAAGAAAGAACTGGCGTGGACGAGTCTATGTCAGGCGCTGCTGGCGACGAATGAGTTTCGATATGTCGATTGA
- a CDS encoding EAL domain-containing protein, with translation MNNEKQPHLTEFDAAFAAEMEAADMENIVPADEVLWVLHAHINENGTAQRLPVQCQPFTIGRHPENTVSISNGTVSGHHAEILVAGDQLLIRDRDSTNGTLLNGRRLYTVEALRDNDILHFGNVMFTVQKDSAVTQIRTVASDAASEAIAQVQFSTLMSRPGVEPYFQPIVRLGSEERVGFEVLSRSQFIGLETPAKMFKVAAQRTSEAALSRICRLEGMRATNVLDPSMDFYLNTHPAELNDQDLIYSLRDLRQRYPDLSIMLEVHESGVTSVDYLRCLRQELNDLSIGLAYDDFGAGQARLTELIEVPPDVLKFDVKLVQGLSTATDARRSTVAGLIRIVKDLDVIPLAEGIETREEAEICQELGFELAQGYLFGKGEPVKKWIPEEKTTPEKLVL, from the coding sequence ATGAACAATGAAAAACAACCTCATCTGACTGAATTTGATGCCGCATTCGCGGCTGAGATGGAAGCTGCAGATATGGAGAACATCGTGCCCGCCGACGAGGTTCTATGGGTGTTGCACGCTCACATCAACGAAAACGGAACGGCTCAGCGACTGCCCGTACAGTGCCAGCCGTTCACGATCGGTCGTCACCCGGAAAACACCGTCAGCATTTCGAACGGCACGGTTTCCGGACACCACGCCGAAATCCTGGTGGCGGGCGACCAATTGCTCATTCGCGACCGCGACAGCACCAACGGCACGCTGCTGAACGGTCGGCGTCTGTACACCGTGGAAGCCCTGCGTGACAACGACATCCTGCACTTTGGCAACGTGATGTTCACCGTGCAAAAAGACAGCGCGGTGACTCAAATTCGCACGGTTGCGTCCGACGCCGCCAGCGAAGCGATCGCTCAGGTTCAGTTCAGCACGCTGATGAGTCGTCCGGGCGTCGAACCGTATTTTCAGCCGATTGTGCGATTGGGGTCGGAAGAAAGAGTCGGCTTTGAAGTGCTGTCGCGAAGCCAGTTTATCGGGCTCGAAACGCCAGCCAAGATGTTCAAAGTTGCGGCTCAGCGAACAAGCGAAGCAGCCCTCAGTCGCATCTGTCGGCTGGAAGGGATGCGGGCCACCAACGTGCTGGATCCGTCGATGGACTTCTATCTGAACACGCATCCGGCGGAACTCAACGACCAGGATCTGATCTACTCGCTGCGAGACCTACGGCAACGTTATCCGGATCTGTCGATCATGCTTGAGGTTCATGAATCGGGTGTCACTTCGGTCGACTACCTTCGGTGCCTTCGCCAGGAACTGAATGACCTGTCCATTGGATTAGCCTACGACGACTTCGGAGCTGGCCAGGCTCGACTAACGGAACTTATCGAAGTGCCGCCAGATGTTCTGAAGTTTGACGTCAAACTTGTGCAGGGCTTGTCCACTGCGACAGATGCACGCCGGTCGACGGTCGCCGGGTTGATCCGCATTGTGAAGGACCTCGACGTCATTCCGCTGGCGGAAGGAATTGAAACTCGGGAAGAAGCTGAAATTTGCCAGGAACTCGGCTTCGAACTGGCTCAGGGCTACCTGTTTGGAAAAGGTGAGCCCGTCAAGAAATGGATTCCAGAGGAGAAAACGACACCGGAGAAACTCGTGCTGTAG
- a CDS encoding GGDEF domain-containing protein — protein MNTPNNLRSADATIRVSSRASRDAPLMVHRETLLRDLPPPGNHEYVLVSDDNDRLIGIVPTREINRRLLASNPFERSRWVAMPIGAMSNLSLTDVSVENPTLERDELQCSAIREGDTLFGLAVNGDLFLSWRRMESLFSAALSDPLTSLMNRLAYERRLREEWDRSQRSNMSIGVVVVDLDDFKSVNDTYGHVVGDELLTLVGRKLEVAMRSYDVVARFGGDEFVALCLGCAPGDIEIPVSRLLNSIGEIALNVDGDRVHVEASVGAAVRHGGFSESLPEELFVAADNCLYEAKKSSRNAWRVEFGTGNEPTPEPIDCTEAITNEVAVAESAIAETTAAGNPTAPAPI, from the coding sequence ATGAACACACCTAACAATTTAAGATCCGCCGACGCCACGATTCGGGTTTCTTCACGCGCCAGCCGCGACGCACCGCTGATGGTGCATCGAGAAACTTTGTTGCGCGATTTACCGCCGCCCGGAAACCACGAATACGTACTGGTGTCGGACGACAACGATCGGCTGATCGGCATCGTTCCTACGCGAGAAATCAATCGACGGTTGTTGGCCAGCAATCCGTTTGAACGATCTCGCTGGGTCGCCATGCCGATCGGAGCAATGTCGAATCTTTCGCTGACCGACGTCAGCGTCGAGAACCCAACGCTTGAGCGAGATGAGCTGCAATGCTCGGCGATTCGTGAAGGCGACACGCTGTTCGGCCTGGCTGTGAATGGCGATCTGTTCTTAAGCTGGCGACGGATGGAATCGTTGTTTTCAGCCGCATTGTCGGACCCATTGACCAGTCTGATGAATCGGCTTGCCTACGAACGCCGCTTGCGTGAAGAGTGGGATCGGTCTCAACGTTCGAATATGTCAATCGGCGTGGTTGTTGTCGACCTGGACGATTTCAAAAGCGTGAACGACACCTACGGTCACGTTGTCGGCGACGAACTGCTCACGCTTGTGGGACGCAAACTGGAAGTGGCCATGCGGTCGTACGACGTCGTCGCTCGATTCGGTGGCGACGAGTTTGTGGCCTTGTGTCTGGGTTGCGCACCAGGTGACATCGAAATCCCTGTCTCGCGACTGTTGAACAGCATTGGCGAAATCGCGTTGAACGTTGACGGCGATCGAGTCCATGTGGAAGCGAGTGTCGGGGCTGCCGTGCGTCACGGCGGATTCAGCGAAAGTCTGCCGGAAGAACTGTTCGTGGCCGCAGACAACTGTCTTTACGAAGCCAAGAAATCGAGTCGAAACGCATGGCGAGTGGAATTCGGAACGGGCAATGAGCCAACGCCGGAACCCATCGACTGTACCGAAGCCATTACTAACGAAGTCGCAGTTGCAGAATCCGCAATTGCGGAAACCACAGCTGCCGGTAACCCGACAGCACCAGCGCCGATCTGA
- a CDS encoding AAA family ATPase encodes MSTIAPAAPDSSLLSLLLSGERFWPTDPRSAHDLGLSEPFLEALVAKLLLASGSTSGRTVASELCLPFKIAEATLERLRTRRLVTHVASSSFNDYVYGLSDEGRKRAQTFHNECSYVGPAPVPVMDYIISVEAQAIGDEPIRRAELIDAFQDISIEGELQDLLGPAINSGSGMFLYGAPGNGKSTLANRITSCFGQEIWLPHAIIDGRQIITLFDPAYHHVADQTGNANSYDTRWVRVRRPTVVVGGELTMDNLEIRHDPVSNVSEAPLQLKSNCGCLLIDDFGRQRISPEELLNRWIVPLENKHDFLTLPTGKKLQVPFEQLIIFSTNLSPADLVDEAFLRRIPYRIELKDPDDHEFHSLFQIAADKVGCFYEPDAVDHLLATYYRPFERPLRRCHARDLLLQVKHYCTYNDLQFEMRADYFDRVAGGFFTEIDTKDLLAHHDRDAKRGDKI; translated from the coding sequence ATGTCCACAATCGCTCCTGCAGCACCTGATTCTTCACTACTGTCGCTGCTGCTAAGCGGCGAACGGTTCTGGCCAACCGATCCACGGTCTGCGCACGATCTCGGTTTGAGCGAACCGTTTCTGGAAGCGCTGGTTGCCAAGCTGTTGCTGGCCAGTGGCAGCACCAGCGGCCGCACTGTCGCCTCAGAATTGTGTCTACCGTTCAAAATCGCGGAAGCCACACTGGAACGTCTCCGCACACGACGCCTGGTGACTCACGTGGCATCCAGCAGCTTTAATGACTACGTCTACGGACTGTCTGACGAAGGTCGTAAGCGAGCTCAAACGTTTCACAACGAGTGCTCGTACGTTGGGCCCGCTCCCGTGCCCGTGATGGACTACATCATTTCTGTCGAAGCTCAAGCCATCGGCGATGAACCGATTCGCCGCGCTGAACTGATCGATGCGTTTCAGGATATCTCCATCGAAGGTGAACTACAGGACCTGCTTGGCCCGGCAATCAATTCGGGCAGCGGCATGTTCTTGTATGGAGCTCCCGGGAACGGCAAGTCGACACTGGCCAACCGCATCACTAGCTGTTTTGGTCAGGAGATCTGGCTGCCACATGCCATCATCGACGGCCGTCAAATCATCACGCTGTTCGACCCGGCCTATCACCACGTGGCCGATCAGACCGGCAACGCAAACAGCTACGACACACGATGGGTGCGAGTCCGTCGGCCCACGGTTGTGGTGGGTGGCGAACTTACGATGGACAATCTGGAAATTCGCCACGATCCCGTATCCAACGTCAGCGAAGCGCCGCTTCAGTTGAAGAGTAACTGTGGCTGCCTGCTGATCGACGACTTCGGCCGACAACGAATCTCACCCGAAGAACTGTTGAACCGCTGGATCGTGCCTCTCGAAAACAAGCACGACTTTCTCACGTTGCCGACAGGAAAGAAACTGCAGGTTCCCTTCGAACAGTTGATCATCTTTTCAACGAACCTCAGCCCTGCCGACCTGGTGGACGAAGCATTCTTGCGGCGCATTCCTTACCGCATTGAACTGAAAGATCCTGACGACCACGAATTCCACAGCCTGTTTCAAATCGCGGCGGACAAGGTGGGTTGCTTTTACGAACCCGACGCCGTCGACCATTTGCTGGCCACATACTACCGACCGTTTGAACGACCGCTGCGTCGCTGCCACGCTCGCGATCTACTGCTGCAGGTGAAGCATTATTGCACCTATAACGATTTGCAGTTTGAAATGAGAGCCGACTATTTCGACCGCGTGGCGGGTGGCTTCTTTACCGAAATCGATACCAAAGATCTGCTGGCACATCACGATCGAGACGCGAAACGCGGAGACAAAATATGA
- a CDS encoding ISAs1 family transposase, which produces MSTVELAVTQELTGNIVHYFDQLKDPRSNINRLHLLGDVIVIAICGVLANADGPSAIAEWARLNADGLQKHLALPHGIPKKDTYRRVLSLLKPNDFQACFVQWIESLEGLSDEQKEGYRKQIAIDGKALRRSHDKKNGLGALFIVSAWASDQGISLGQVATEEKSNEITAIPKLLNEINIDEAIITIDAAGCQKNIAQQIVSGNADYVLALKGNQPKLYEVVQKFFLDHLEDDFARCPVSRYEETEKGHGRQEQRIYYQATVPVDFDVGHKWAGLKTIGTAIRMYEQDGIHHSDVRYYISSLRRKGELFATTVRGHWAIENTLHWSLDMTYREDESRVRNRIFANNLSWLRRLTLSLIKKHPGKQSNVMKRRMAGWNIDYLMQILTGKTT; this is translated from the coding sequence ATGTCGACAGTTGAACTGGCGGTCACCCAGGAGCTGACAGGAAACATTGTTCATTACTTTGATCAATTGAAAGACCCGCGTTCCAACATCAATCGTCTGCATCTGCTTGGTGATGTGATTGTGATCGCCATTTGCGGAGTGCTGGCCAACGCCGACGGCCCCAGTGCGATTGCGGAATGGGCGCGACTGAATGCCGATGGCCTGCAGAAACACCTGGCACTTCCGCATGGCATTCCGAAAAAAGATACGTACCGGCGCGTCCTTTCTCTCCTGAAGCCGAACGACTTTCAAGCGTGCTTCGTGCAATGGATTGAATCGCTGGAAGGACTTTCCGACGAACAGAAAGAAGGCTACAGAAAACAGATTGCGATTGATGGCAAAGCACTCCGTCGATCACATGACAAAAAGAATGGGCTGGGTGCGTTGTTCATCGTGAGTGCGTGGGCTTCTGATCAGGGGATTTCTCTGGGACAGGTGGCGACGGAAGAGAAGTCGAACGAGATCACCGCGATCCCGAAATTACTGAACGAAATCAATATCGATGAGGCGATCATTACGATTGACGCAGCGGGTTGTCAAAAAAACATTGCGCAGCAGATCGTGTCTGGCAATGCAGACTATGTGTTAGCCCTGAAAGGCAACCAACCGAAACTCTATGAGGTCGTGCAGAAGTTTTTTCTCGATCACCTGGAGGATGACTTCGCTCGCTGTCCCGTCAGTCGCTATGAAGAAACAGAGAAGGGACACGGTCGGCAGGAACAGAGAATCTACTATCAGGCGACCGTGCCTGTCGATTTTGACGTGGGCCACAAATGGGCCGGACTCAAGACCATCGGAACGGCGATCCGAATGTACGAGCAGGACGGCATTCATCATTCTGACGTTCGCTACTACATCAGCAGTCTGCGTCGCAAAGGCGAGCTGTTCGCAACAACGGTTCGTGGTCACTGGGCCATAGAAAACACGCTGCACTGGAGTCTCGACATGACCTACCGCGAGGATGAGAGTCGAGTCCGAAACCGAATCTTCGCGAACAATTTGTCATGGCTCAGACGACTCACACTCAGCCTCATCAAGAAACATCCTGGCAAACAAAGCAACGTCATGAAAAGAAGAATGGCCGGATGGAACATTGACTATTTGATGCAAATCCTTACCGGCAAAACAACTTAG
- a CDS encoding HNH endonuclease, whose protein sequence is MVTAVLQRPTLVLNRNWQPVGVATVSRSLVKVWNETARIVDPADFQQYSWDDWALLEPDDDEASIQTQWLRLKVPEVVALTRYDRMPNNVVAFSRRNVFKRDNFTCQYCRCRPGSEELTIDHVLPRAQGGTSSWSNCVLACVECNHRKANRTPERAGMPLLKKPTRPLWNPSYARQGVRLESWSKFVSDAYWNIDLED, encoded by the coding sequence GTGGTGACTGCTGTTCTACAACGACCCACTTTGGTCCTCAATCGCAACTGGCAGCCGGTCGGCGTGGCCACTGTTTCGCGATCTCTGGTCAAGGTCTGGAACGAAACGGCTCGCATTGTCGACCCGGCTGACTTTCAGCAATATAGCTGGGACGATTGGGCTTTACTGGAACCCGACGACGACGAAGCCAGCATTCAAACGCAATGGCTGCGGCTGAAAGTCCCGGAAGTCGTCGCGTTGACGCGGTACGATCGGATGCCCAACAACGTCGTCGCGTTCAGCCGTCGTAACGTTTTCAAGCGTGACAATTTCACGTGCCAGTATTGTCGTTGCCGACCAGGCAGCGAAGAACTAACGATTGACCACGTGCTTCCGCGAGCTCAGGGCGGCACATCGTCCTGGTCGAATTGCGTGTTGGCCTGTGTGGAATGTAATCATCGCAAGGCCAACCGAACTCCGGAACGAGCCGGGATGCCGTTGCTTAAAAAGCCGACTCGACCATTGTGGAATCCATCGTATGCCCGCCAGGGAGTGCGACTGGAAAGCTGGTCGAAATTCGTAAGCGATGCCTACTGGAACATCGATCTGGAAGATTAA